The Thermococcus alcaliphilus genomic interval TAAACCACCCAAGTACATCCCCAATGCAGCGCCTATCGTTCCCAAAGCGGCATTTAAGCTGAAGAGGTAGTGCCTCCTTTCATCGCTAGCTTCTTCACTTAAGAGGGACATCACTGCCGGTCCCTCAAGTGCCATTCCTATTCCCAACAAAACAGATGCAAGTGCAAAAGACCAGAATTCTGGAATAAATACTTGAAAAAGTCTAGCAACAAAAAATATGCCCACTGCAACCAGAATAGTTCTTCTATATCCAAGTTTAACACTGATATATCCCGAACCCAGAAGGGTTACCGCTTGAACTAGGGTGGAGATTGAAAAGATAACTCCTATCTGAGAAAAACTCATGCCAAGCGAGGAGTAATAAAACGGAAGAATAAACCATGCGATATTACCCCCTAACCAGGCTAAGAAGGAATAAACGACAACAAGCTTGGCATCTCTGCTGAATCCTCTGTAGCTTTGGAGCATCGCTTTTTTGTCATTTGTCTCGTTTATAAACTTGTCGAAACGCTTAAACTTTGTTGTACCTAGCGAAGAAGAAGTAGAATATCAGGGTGGCTGTCACGTAGAGGGTTGCCGTGGCATAAAAGGGATAGCTAAGGGAAATTGAAAACAGTATGCCCCCTATATAATTCCCCAATCCTCTCATGAAAGTGGAAAAAGCCCTTCTAATCCCCGCAGCCGTTGCCTTTTCCTCAGTTGTAAAAAATCCCATCATGAAGGCATCATTTATAGGCCACACAATGTTCATAAGGATTGACCGGATGATATAAACAAACGCCGCTAAGAGAAAGAGTTCCAACGATGGGAATATTCCAAAGAGAAAAGCAGCGATGCTCTGAAAGAGGGAAATAGTCTTCACAGGGCCGATTTTATCTACGAGCTTTGGAAGTATGAAAGAACCAATGCCCATGACCAGCTGTTGGGCAAAGAAAACCCCGCTTATAACCGCTAACGTTTGTCCAAAGCGAAGGTTAAAGTATAGACTCATATAGGGAATCGTTATTCCTGCTCCCAAACCTATCATTGCCGAAGGAAGTGAAAACTTGAGGATCTTTACAACAAGTTCCTTCCTCCAGTTTATACGCGGATTCTTTACTGGGACGTCTTTGATTACCAAAAGGATCGGGATTACAAGGGCGAACTGGAGAATTGCCAAGGAAACAACAAGCCTGTATGCGAGTTCGCTTGTTATTCCAAAGGTTTCCACAAAGAAATCGGGAGCAAATCCAGCAATTAACACTCCCAGAGCATTTAAAATCGTTCCAATTCCAAAGCTTATAGAAAAAGCATGATGCCTTTGCTTCTCTCCTACTTCCTCACTCAGCAAAGCGTAAAAGTTAGGCTGCCTTATTCCCATATTAGCACCTATTAAAAAGAATCCCAGAGCAATGACGTAAAAGTTGAGTGCCAAAACTTGGAGTATTCTTCCCATCAATCCCAAAAGTGCCCCGAGAATCAAAGTCTTCTTATAGCCAAGCTTGAGAGACACCTGACCAGCGATCAAAAAGAAAAGTCCACCGACAAAAGTCTGGATTGAAAAGAAAATTCCCATTTTGTCCATTCCATAGCCTAAAGCCCTAAGGTAAAAGGGCATTATGAATATGGAAAACTGGAGGAACAACTGGCCTGCTGCATTGGCTGCTATTAACAATTTTGCATCTCTGTTGTAGCTCCCAAGCATGGTTGAATTATATATCATAGCGTTTATAAGCTTATCGAAATGAAGCAGAAAAGCTTAAATACACTCCAGAGATGCCCTAAACAGCTAAAATAAGAAGAGCCATTTTAATCCGTGCTACAATCAGAGCGCGGTAAAATAAGTACTTCCAGACTACAGAAGGACTTAAATTGTATTGTCTTAAAGAATTTTAAGAGGCTAACTCAAGTTTTTTAATAGATTAACCAAGGTCAGCAGAGAAATGCCAACAAATACCCCTTTGAGGTACTTGGGATCCATTTTAAGAGCAGTCTTAGCACCTAGCCATGAACCAATAATGACGGGCAACATAAGAAGCATCCCAATAGAATAATCCACACTGCCGTTTTTTGCATAGTTTATGAACGCAACAAAGTTGTTAAAGAAGATAATTACCTTTGCCATTGCGTTTGCCCTCAAAATGTCTACCCTAAAGAACATCCTCAGGAGAGAGATTACTACAAGGGTAGAGGCTATTCCCAAAACACCTATGTAGATGCCAATTGCCAGTCCCACAATGGATTGAGACAGCTTTCCACTAAGCATAGGCTCCCCTTGTGGCGCTTTTAATGTAAAATATGTCCCTATTATAAGAAACACCATCACTACAAAATTTGAGGCCTCCTCAGAAATACTCAGCAAGAAAACACTACCAATGTAGGAGCCAAGCAGAGAAAAGAGCACAATAGTTAAAGCTGTCTTTAGATTTAAAATGCCTGCTTTAAGGTATGTGAGAGAAGACACAAGTGTTAATGCCGCAATAATCATCTTTAATGTTCCAACAGCAGTTTTTGCGGGAATATTGAAGAGTGTGAGGATAAATAAGGTTATTAAACTCCCTCCGCTCATCAAAGAACCTATAAAACCTCCGAGCCCCACCATAAGTAAGAGAAGGACTTCTTCCATACTAGCTCGCCAGAAACACTTTTGGCATAGAAAAATAAAAAGCTTTATATGAGTTTTTATAACTCAGATAGTGCGATGATGAATGAATCCAATGCTGAAGAGATGATTGACCCCAGAGTGGCTGAGCGTGAAAAAATGGAAAGCGAACTTAAAAAGCTAAACGAAAATATGGCAAAACTCTCTAAGCAAGTAGATGAGATACAAGAAGAGTTAGATAAGAAAAACAAACCCGATAAACTTGGATGGGATGATGTGGTCCAGGAGATTATCGGTGCAATGACATTTTCCCTTCCGTTCCTTTTTACCGAGGAAATCTGGGACATAGCAAAAACAATAGACATATGGCGAACACTTGCTATCTTTCTGATGACCCTCTTAATGGCTTACCTTTTTATTTCAAAAGCCAAACTCTCAAACATCGCAAAAGAAGAATGGCACCACATACCTAAAAGATTGCTCACCGTTACGGCTGTCTCTTACATGACTTCAGTCCTTTTGATATACCTATACGGCATAGCCAATATTGCAAACTTTTCATTGGGACAATACATCAGCGCCACAATCATTGTGAGTACCTTTGCAGTTATAGGGGCTATAGCTGTTGATCTGGTGAAGTAGATGATAATAGTTACTGGAGACAGATACGATGAAGCTCTAACGGATAGAAATTTTGAAAAAATTTTATTCCCAGAGTATGGAAAAAACAGAGAAAAACTTAGGGAATTCGTTAATAAGCTAAAGGGCGACGAAGTGATTGTAACCGCAAGCTTGGAGCTTATTGATCTCATACTGAAGAAATTTCAAGGGGAAGGACATGTCTTAATTTACTCAAACACGGGTAAAGGGTTAACCTTCAAAGAAGCTTATGAGCTGAGGAAGTACCTTGATTTTGATCTGAGAGGGGCAGAGATAACAAACACAGAAAAAGTGAGCGTTCTCTTCTGTGAAGGGAAGACCGATTCAAAGTTCTTTAAAGCAAGCTATAAGAAGATCTTTGGCTTTAAAGAGGCCAGAGAAGTTCCTCCTAATTTAGTGCTAATTGAAAAGCTTTTCGAAAGAGACAACTACGAGCTAATAAAGAACAACGGATACATTGCCATAATCCCCAGTGAAGGGAACGCCGGAGTAATAAGAAATCTTGGGAACTTCTTGAGAGCAATGGAAGTTTTTGAATTTCATGTTGGGAAAATAGGCATTGCAATTGACATAGATGAAAGCAAAAAAGTCGTGATGGATTCCATAATAGGCAAGCTCTCATCCTTCAAGTATAGTAAAACCAAGGCAGGTTTTAAAGTTGGAAAAACTGAAGTCATTCCCCTCTTAATCGGGAGCAAGATAGACCTCGGCCCCTGTGTGGAGTGGCAAAAGCCAACGATTGAAGACTTTATGCTGGCGATTTTAGAAGGTGACAAAACTTTCAAAAAGCTGGAGAGAGCCATCAACATTTTATGCATAGACTTAAAGCGAAAATTGAAACCAAAAGAGGTTATTTATTTAGCAATGGCTGCCAAGAAGTTTTGGGGAAACCTTGAGGGCTTTTACGAGATGAGTATAATGAGAACCCCAAAGTGGAAGGTCGAGAAAGTCCTAAAAGAAAGCAAAATATATGAGAAGATGGAAGCGCTCTTACCATCTCTCTAAAAGGTAGTCTTTCTCCTTCAAGAATGTCTCCGCTCTTTTCAGAACTAGTTTTTCTGCCTCTTCTGTTGTCATGTCCTTTGTTTTTTCCACGAAGTCTGCGGTTTTTGCAAAGTAGAGAGGCACTAAAGGTTCGGCATTTTTGAGTATTCCGTTTTTATATGCCACTGCCCCATCAAAGAGAACGTGGCTCCATAGGACGTCATCGAAGTCGAACGTTCTTAGTGCCTCTTTAACTTCCTCAAACGTTTCTTTTGAGAGTGCCCTCTCCAAAATCTCCTTATTTTCCTCAAAAAGATTCCTTGCCCTTTCTTTTAACAGGTCTAAGCTGACTTTGACAGGCTCTGGTTCTCTAACTTCCATCTCTCCGAAAACCGGAACCGGTTTTATATCCCTAACGTTTTTCCATTTATCCTCATACTTTTGCATCAGCATAAATAGAGTTCCCACGACTTGGTTGAACATTGGGCCTAGAGAAGCTGCTGGATCCTTTGGATCGTGAATTTTAACTCCCAGCGCTGTCTGGATAACTTTAAAGCCTTCCGCTATTGCAGTAGTGGTCAGAAATATGTCCACTCCAAACCTTGCTACATCGCTTTTCCAAATTTCTTCATCGCCAAGATAGGTGTCTATAAGCTCTGCGCTGATTCCAAAGTCTCCTCCTATTGGCTGTCTGACGTTGTATCCGTAGAGAGAGGCTGTCATTGGGTACGCTATGTTGTTGGTTATTGTCCCGTCATATTTGTGCCTTAAATACAGTGGGGCAACGAAGTGATAGCCCTCTTCAATTGGCTTGGCGAATTTGTAAATCCACTCTGGAGTTATGCTCCTTAGGTCACTATCGACAAACACCACTGCATCGGCTCCTTCTTCCCTTGCTATCTCTAAGACCTCTTTCATGGCACTGCCTTTTCCTGGTATTGGCCACTTGTAAACCAAGCTCCTTACTTCAACGCCTTCAGGGACTGGAGTTTTCATGACAACTTCTCTTGTACCATCTTTACTCCCACCGTCTGAATTGATAATTAAACCTCCCCCAAAATACCTTTTTAGTCCTTCTGCGGCTTGTCTAACGACGTATCCAATTGTATCAGCGTTGTTATAGCTTGGAATACCTACAATGACTTTCATTGCCCATCACCAAAATACAACCATTCATAGTGGTTTAAAATGAAAAATGCTTAAATACCTTTTGGTATTTAATAACCATGAGGGATTCCCCATGGGGAAGCTGAAAGTTGGAATAATAGGATGCGGAAATATATTCAATTTAGCCCATAAAAACGCCCTCAAAAACCTAAGGGAAATAAAAGTCATCGCTTGCATGGATATAAAGGAGAAAAAGGCAAAAGAAGCTGCAAAAGAGTTCAATGCAAAACCGTACACAAGTTTAGATGAGTTCCTCGATTTAGATTTAGACGTTGTTGAAATCCTAACCCCCACTTACACTCACGCTGAACTGGCCATAAAAGCCCTAAAAAGCGGTAAGCATGTGATTGTAGAAAAACCCATAGCTCTTACAACTGAAGAAGCTCAAAAGATGATAAAAACCGCAGAAAAGGAAGAATTATGGCTTTTGGTTGGTCATACCAGAAGATTCGACAAGAGATGGGTGCAGATAAAGGAAGTGATAAAAAAGAGAAACATAGTACCGATGCAGATAAGAAAAGCGGAAGTTCAAAGACTGCCGTTTCCAGAGACTGCATGGTACTGGAAGCCCAATAAAGGAGGAGGGGTTGCAATAGACCTAGGAGTCCATGTTACAGATTTTCTCAGGTGGTACTTCGAGAGTGAGCCTGTAAAAATCCTTGGAATTGGAAAAGCCATAAGAAAAGAGGCAAAGGTAAATGGAACATATGACCACTTTTTGATGATGATACAGTTTGAAGGGGGCAAAACCGGATTAGCAGAGGTAAGCTGGGCTTACTCTTATCCAGCCCGCTATGGGGTCTTTTACCACCACCTAGATATCCTAGGAAAGAACGGAAGGATAAGATACACCCCCCTAGACACACCGGTTGTTGGAGTGGTAAAGAGCCACTTTGAGATGCCGCGCTTTTCACCATTGCTCTCAGCATTTCCTGAGGCATTTGAAACCGAGCTGAGACACTTTTTCAGAGTAATAATGGGAGAGGAAGAACCTTCAATAACTGCAAAAGACGCATTAATAGCCCTTCAAATGGCAGAAATAGCGATAGAATCAGCAAAGAGAGAAGAGCCCTTGGAGTTTAAGGGGGTGGTAGAATGATAAATGTTGGGATAATCAGCTACGCTCATCCCCATGCGCTTAGGTATGGAGCAACTTTTGCCTCCAATCCAAAAGCAAGGCTCTACGCAATATCTGGTGACGGAGCAAACAGAGACGTGGCTAAGTCAGAGGCAGAAAAGCTGAAGGCAAAATTTTACCAAAACTACGAAGTCCTCCTCAAAGACAATAAGGTAGACGCCGTGTACATAGCAATTGAAACCTATAGACATAAAGAGGTTGCCATAAGAGCTGCCGAAGAAGGGAAGCACATACTTTTAGAAAAGCCCATTGCTTTAACTCTTGAAGACGCCGATGAAATTATTAAAGCAGCTAAAAAAGCCGATGTAAAACTCATGGTTCCCTTTAATCCAAGGTTCACAACGCCTCTTAGAAAGGCAAAAGCAATGATAGAAGCCGGGGAGATAGGAGATCTGGAGTACATATATTCAATCTCGGAGTACGTAAAGCCCCCAATATTCCTTGAAGGCTTGGATATGAGCTGGTTCTTAGACGTTAAAAAAGCAGGCGGCGGTGGATTTATGGACACTGCACCACATGGGATAGATTCTCTTCTCTGGCTTACAAACAGCGAACCAAAGAGCGTTTACGCGGACATTGGCTCAAAAATATATGGATTCCCGGTAGATGATATAGGCACTGCGGTGCTTAGATTCAAGAATGGGGTCATGGCAGTTCTAAACGCTGGATGGGGCAATCCGAAGGGATACTCATATGGACTGGAAATCAAGTACTACATACTCGGAAAGGAGGGATTCCTTGATGTCAGAACTGCATATCCCGACTTTACCGTGTATCAAGACAGAGCGGAAAAGATATACTGGGAGAGAGCCGATGTCAATGGCATAGTGAACTCATTCTTAGAATCGATAATAGAAGACAAAGAGCCACCAATAACTGGAGAAATCGCCAAAAAGAACCTAAAGATAATTCTAGCCGCTTATGAGTCTTCAAAAACTGGAAAAGTTATCAAACTCTGAGTTTCCATTTTCACATTTTAAATACAACTACAAAAAGTGGTTTATATCACAAGATTTATATATTTTGAGTTAGCAAAATTAGGATGAGCAATTCAGAGGTGATAAGGCATGAGCCGAAAGGTAAGGTTGGCAGGAGTTTTGGTTTTGGTTCTTTTAGGAGCGATAGTAAGTGGGTGCATTGGGGGGCAACAAACCACAACACAAACTACCCAAACAACCACCGAAAAAGTCACAGTAACATGGCTTTCAACACAGCTAAACCCCCCAGAGGAGAGGGCTTTTGTACAGGAGCAATTAGTTAAAGAGTTTAAGGATCAAACGGGAATTGATGTAAACTTTGTACCTATCAGCTATACCGATCTAGCTACAAGACTTGAGGCGGAGGAAAAAGCAGGTAAGGTAACTATCGATCTGATAGCCGATCTCCACGGTGGATTGGACTTCTTCGCTTCCAAGGGATGGCTTGAAGACCTAAGCGGAAGAAAACTTGAAGGAAGAACCTTCATAAGCACCTTTGAGAAATATGCAACCATAAACGGAAAGAAAGTTTACATCCCATGGATGAGTGCCACCTATGTAATGGTGGTAAACAAGAAAGCCTTTGACTACCTTCCAGCAGGACTTACAAAGGAAGACGTTATGAAGGGAACTGAGAAGTGGACATACGATGCTCTTCTTGAATGGGCCAAGAACTTGAAGGAAGCCACTGGCCAACCACAGCTCGGCTTCCCAGCTGGACCAAAGGGTCTCTTGCACAGATTCCTCCACGGTTACATCTACCCAAGCTTTACCGGCTACCAGGCTAAGAACTTCGACAGTCCAGAGGCTGTAGAAATGTGGAAATACCTTAGAGAGCTCTGGCAATACGTCAACCCAGCAAGTACAACATGGGACGCTATGGGTGAGCCACTCCTTAGAGGGGAAGTTATGATCGCCTGGGATCACACCGCAAGAATAAAGAACGCAATAGAAACCAACCCAGATCAGTTCGTAGTAGTCCCAGTTCCAAGGGGACCAAAGGGAAGAGGATTCATCCTTGTAGTTGCCGGATTGGCAATTCCAAAGAACGCTCCTCACCCAGATGAAGCATGGAAGTTAATTGATTACCTCACAAAGCCAGAAACACAAGTAAAGATCCTTGAGAACGTTGGATTCTTCCCAACAGTCCAAGAAGCAACGGGAGCTATCCCAAGTGGACCACTCAAGATACTCGCCGAAGGTGTTGCAGCTCAATCTGCAACTCCAGATGCGGTAGTAGCAATGATTCCAAACCTCGGTGAAAAGGGAGGACAGTTCACAAACGCTTACAGAACTGCCTTTGAGAGAATTGTTCTCAAAGGTGAAGACCCAGAAGCAGTAGTTAAAGAACTCGGTCCACAAGTAAAGCAGCTCTTCCAAGAGATGGGACAAGAGATTCCATGAGGGAGGTACCATGAAGGTTAAATCCTCCTACATTCCTTATTTTTTAATTTTACCTGCATTTGCGTATCTGCTGTTTTTTGTTGGGTATCCTCTTGTTCAAGCCCTCTATACTGCGTTTACCCAAAACGGACAATTCTCCCTTGCAACTGTTAGAAAAACATTTGCCGATCCTTATTTTTGGGATGCCTTAAAATATACCATAGCCCTTGCGGGAGTTATTGTCCCAACTCAAGTTGGGTTAGCCCTTATATTGGCCCTTGCTGTTAATAGGGCGTTTAAAGGGAAAGATTTTACTATTTATGCCCTCACGATCCCGTTAACTATAAGCGATGTAGCTGCGGGTTTGATATGGTATTCCATGCTTTCCCCAAGCGGATTTTTGAATAAGCTTCTTCTGAATATTGGACTTATCCATCAGCCCATCTACTTTTTTGGGTATCAATATCGTCATATGGAATTTTTGGCTATTGTTTTAGCCGAGCTTTGGAGGGCAACCTCAATAGTTTTTGTTATAATTCTCGCCGGGCTTCAGATGATAAGCCACGAGTATCTAGAGGCAGCAGAGGTCTTTGGAGCAGATTACTGGACAAGGCTGAGGAAGATAGTGATTCCCCTCTTAAAGCCAAGCATCCAGAGTGCTTTGATAATCAGAACCCTTTTCGCAATGCAGATATTCGGTATTGTGTGGATTCTAGCCGGAAGAGACATTCCGATTCTAGCTGGAGAAGGCTTTTACAGACTAACAGAACTCAAAGAATACGATGTAGCATCCATCTACGCCTTGGTAATAGCGGGGCTTTCAATACTGCTTGGAGCACTCTATATTAAGTTCATGAAGGCCGAATACCTGGAGGTGAGAAGATGAACGACGAAACAAAGTTCATGCTAAAAAGGCTAGCCTTCTATACGTTTATTTTTACTGTGGTCGCTTGGATAATAATCCCAATAATAATCTCAACACTCTATGGCTTCGCACTTCCCAGAGATTACTATGACCCCAAGAAGATCTTCCCAACAAGCTTCACAGTAAAATACGTTAAAACCCTTCTTTTCACACTCGGGGCGTTAGATGGTATTAAGAACAGCGTTATTGTGGCATTAATCACAATAGCCATAAGCTTTGCCCTTGGAATTCCTGCTGGTTATGCAGTTGCAAAGTTTATCTTCCCCGGAAAGGACACCATAAAGCTGTCTATAGTGGCTCTTAGAATGTTCCCAATACCTGTAATGGCAATTCCCCTCGTAATCCTTTATATAAAGCTCAACCTCATCGATACCCTACTAGGAGTTGCACTCGCCCATACGGCAATGGCGCTTCCCTTTGTAGTGCTAATAACCTCAAGCATCTTTGCAGGTGTTTCAACTGAGCTTGAGGAAGCCGGCATGGTGTTTGGACTTACAAGACTAGGCTCGTTCTTTAGAATTACCCTGCCCTTAGCATTACCAGGTTTAGCGGCTGCAGCTATGTTCACCTTCGTCATGTCGTGGAACGAGGTTTTTGTAGCGTCAATTTTAACTCTCTCCCACAGAACGTTACCAGCCCAAATTCTGTCAATAATGGCTGGAGCGAGCGGAGGGGCAGCACCAGATTACTACAAGTTCGCAGCGGCATTCATCATGATAATACCCGCTATAACGTTCATATTCTTTGCTAGGAAGTATCTGGTAACAATGTGGGGTATAACACTAAAATGAGGTGTGAAAAATGGTGGAAGTCAGGCTTGAGAACCTCAAGAAGTATTTTGACAACGGAAAGGTAAAGGCTGTTGATGGAATAAACCTAACCATAAAAGACGGAGAATTCCTCGTACTCCTCGGACCGAGTGGCTGTGGAAAAACGACAACACTTAGGATGATAGCAGGCTTAGAAACACCAACAGATGGAAAGATATGGTTTGGAGACAAGGACGTTACTTACCTTCCCCCCAAAGACAGAAACATATCGATGGTTTTCCAGAGCTATGCCGTATGGCCCCATATGACGGTTTACGACAACATAGCATTCCCATTGAAGATTAAGAAGTATCCAAAAGAGGAGATAGACAAAAAGGTCAAATGGGCTGCGGAACTACTCCAAATAGAGGAGCTTCTCGATAGGTATCCTGCCCAGCTCAGTGGTGGGCAGAGACAGAGAGTTGCCGTTGCAAGGGCAATAGTGGTTGAGCCAAATGTTTTACTCATGGATGAGCCACTCTCCAACCTCGATGCAAAGCTCAGAGTTGCAATGAGGGCAGAAATCAAGAAACTCCAAACAAAGTTAAAGGTCACCACAATATATGTTACCCATGATCAAGTTGAGGCCATGACAATGGGCGATAGGATAGCGGTGATGAACCAAGGAAAGCTCCTTCAAGTCGGGCCTCCAACGGAGGTTTATTTGAAGCCAAACTCAATATTCGTTGCAACATTCATAGGCGCTCCGGAGATGAACCTACTTGAGGTAAGTGTTAAAGAGAAGGACGATTCCATTATCCTAGAAGGAGAAGGGTTCGAAATTCCACTTTCAAGGGACTTTAAAGAGCTCCTAGAGAAGTACATAGACAAAACAGTTGTCTTCGGTATAAGACCTGAACACATGACCATAGAAGGCGTCTCATCTCTAGAGCACGTGAAGAGAAGCACAACAATAGAGGGAACAGTTGACTTCATTGAGGCTCTAGGAACAGATACGATTGTCCATGCCAATATAGGAAACGGACAAATCATAAAGGTAAAGCTCCCAGGACATATACCCCTTGAGGTCGGGAGTAAGGTTAAAATAGTGATTGACTTGGATAACATCCACGTATTTGACAAGAACACTGAAAAAGCCATAATATGAGGGAAAGTAAATGGAGGAAGGCGAGCTCAAGGCGCTCTTGAAGGAGTTGGGATTGAACAAATATGAGGTCAATGCATACCTTACTTTAATCAAGCAAGGACCCCTCACAGCGGGCGAGCTCGCCTCCCTCTCAAAAGTCCCTCAGCCAAGGATATACGACGTTGTGCGGAGTTTAATGGGCAAGGGCTTTGTTGCAGTAACAAGTGAAAGACCAAAGAAGATAGTTCCACTCGATCCAGAGAAAGTTCTAGGAGCAATGGAGAAGAGCTACCTGAAAAAGGTAGAGCTTGCAAAAAAAGAATTAAAAGCCATGTACAACCCCCATGAAAGTCACAGAGAAGTAATAGTGGTAAAAAGCAAAACAACCTTGGAGAACTACATAAAGGAGGCAATAAAGAACGTCAAGTACCATCTCTCCCTTGCAATCCCCTCACAGCTTTTGGAAAAAGTAGCACCACTTCTAAAGACAAAAAGCAGGGAAGTTACAATTGACCTATTTGTGTACGGAGAAAAAGAAGTTCCAAAAATCGCAGATAAAATCAGGGTAAGAGAAGTAGAAGACCCAATAATACTAATACAGGACAAGGCATTAGGCATTTATGCCCCTCCCGAAGCCTTCAAATCAAAAGAGCAAACAATAAAGGGCTACGCCTTAATAATAAAAGACAAAAACCTTCTTTTCATGCTCGATAGATATTTCTACCATGCACTGTGGCCCACTGGGGAACTAATTTACAAGAAGAAAGGGAAGATAAAACTTCCAAAGAGTTACATACACATCAGGTCCCTTGTGGAGGACATAAGAGACCACAACCTAATCGGGAGCGAAATAGAAGTGCACGGAAAGTTCGTGAAGAGTCGAGAGCCTGTTCATTTGACTGGAAAGATAATCGACTT includes:
- a CDS encoding ABC transporter ATP-binding protein, producing MVEVRLENLKKYFDNGKVKAVDGINLTIKDGEFLVLLGPSGCGKTTTLRMIAGLETPTDGKIWFGDKDVTYLPPKDRNISMVFQSYAVWPHMTVYDNIAFPLKIKKYPKEEIDKKVKWAAELLQIEELLDRYPAQLSGGQRQRVAVARAIVVEPNVLLMDEPLSNLDAKLRVAMRAEIKKLQTKLKVTTIYVTHDQVEAMTMGDRIAVMNQGKLLQVGPPTEVYLKPNSIFVATFIGAPEMNLLEVSVKEKDDSIILEGEGFEIPLSRDFKELLEKYIDKTVVFGIRPEHMTIEGVSSLEHVKRSTTIEGTVDFIEALGTDTIVHANIGNGQIIKVKLPGHIPLEVGSKVKIVIDLDNIHVFDKNTEKAII
- a CDS encoding TrmB family transcriptional regulator, which codes for MEEGELKALLKELGLNKYEVNAYLTLIKQGPLTAGELASLSKVPQPRIYDVVRSLMGKGFVAVTSERPKKIVPLDPEKVLGAMEKSYLKKVELAKKELKAMYNPHESHREVIVVKSKTTLENYIKEAIKNVKYHLSLAIPSQLLEKVAPLLKTKSREVTIDLFVYGEKEVPKIADKIRVREVEDPIILIQDKALGIYAPPEAFKSKEQTIKGYALIIKDKNLLFMLDRYFYHALWPTGELIYKKKGKIKLPKSYIHIRSLVEDIRDHNLIGSEIEVHGKFVKSREPVHLTGKIIDFFESEGKVISNITIETKDGKRYVVGGWNASLEDIEADLMILKG
- a CDS encoding carbohydrate ABC transporter permease; this encodes MNDETKFMLKRLAFYTFIFTVVAWIIIPIIISTLYGFALPRDYYDPKKIFPTSFTVKYVKTLLFTLGALDGIKNSVIVALITIAISFALGIPAGYAVAKFIFPGKDTIKLSIVALRMFPIPVMAIPLVILYIKLNLIDTLLGVALAHTAMALPFVVLITSSIFAGVSTELEEAGMVFGLTRLGSFFRITLPLALPGLAAAAMFTFVMSWNEVFVASILTLSHRTLPAQILSIMAGASGGAAPDYYKFAAAFIMIIPAITFIFFARKYLVTMWGITLK